The segment TAAACGACTCATAACCTGCGTTTAATGGCTGCAAGCAATCCACCAATACAATCTGGCGATCAAACGTCGAGAAATGGTGCTTATAAAACGCTTTAACCACTTTGTTCTGGTATTCCTGATAGCGTGCTTTCAACATTGCTAAATTGCTGTCTCGTGCAATTTTCTGCTCGCTATCAAAACGAACCGGGAAAAACTGCAATACTGGTGCACCTTCAAGCTCGCCAGGTAAAACAAATCGCCCCGGTTGCACCCAGTGTAACCCTTGCTCTTTACAAGCGTGCAGGTAATCAGTGTAGGTTTTTGCCACCGACTGAAGCATCACCTCATCGATGTCGGCGCTTAAATCAACCTTTTCTAACGCTTCGAGCCATGGCTTAGCCAGCTCCAGTCGTTTACCTGATAGTGCAGCAAACTGGCTTTGTGACCACTCAGCGAAGTCCATATCAAGCAAAGGTAAGTCAAGCAGCCACTCCCCCGGATAATCGATAATATCGAGGTGAAGCGTCGAAGTTCCACCCAATAATTTCTTGGTTTTCTTGGTCGGTTTGTACTTAATTGCCAACCGAATTTCACTCACATCACGAGTCGGCTCTGGCCAGTTTGGTTCTGCACCATGCAGTTGAGTCATCGCCTCATCATAAGCAAATCGCGGCACCATCATATTGCTTTGCGGTTCACGCTTAGCACCTATAACACGCTTATCACGGGTCACATGCAACAGGGGCAATTGATTGTGAGTCGAGGTATGAAGCAGTTGATTAACCAGTGAGGTGATAAATGCCGTTTTGCCTGCTCTGGATAAACCGGTCACGGCCACACGCACATGAGAGTCCATACTGCGGTGCAAAAAATCATTCACTTCTTGTTTAATACTCTTCATTGAATCTCTCTTTTTCTCTTAACTACCGCTACAGTACCAAGAACAATATTAATGCGGGATGAACAAAAAACCTCTGACAAATATCAGAGGTTTAAGTATTAGTTTAATGAAAATTCATCGCTCTAGTCGTCTTCAATCAGCTTGTAAATAACAAACAAGGCAATCTCTAACAAGACAACCAAGACACAAGTGATGGTGACGTATTTTTCATCAAAGATACTGATCCCGTGAAGGATTAAGTCATAGCCGACAAAAAAGCCAACAACAGCCGCAATAATGATTTGAAGTATCTGAATAAAACGTGGCATGCGTTCTCCTAGTTCTTATTGTTTTGATCTCTACCTA is part of the Vibrio ponticus genome and harbors:
- a CDS encoding YcjX family GTP-binding protein, encoding MKSIKQEVNDFLHRSMDSHVRVAVTGLSRAGKTAFITSLVNQLLHTSTHNQLPLLHVTRDKRVIGAKREPQSNMMVPRFAYDEAMTQLHGAEPNWPEPTRDVSEIRLAIKYKPTKKTKKLLGGTSTLHLDIIDYPGEWLLDLPLLDMDFAEWSQSQFAALSGKRLELAKPWLEALEKVDLSADIDEVMLQSVAKTYTDYLHACKEQGLHWVQPGRFVLPGELEGAPVLQFFPVRFDSEQKIARDSNLAMLKARYQEYQNKVVKAFYKHHFSTFDRQIVLVDCLQPLNAGYESFMDMRNALEQLMHSFRYGRSNIVKRLFAPRIDKILFAATKADHITPDQHTNLVSLLQQMVHPAWQTASFENIEMSCMSMASIQATQTGFIASGDQSIPALQGIAMDGAPLTVYPGEVPKKLPAADYWHNKGFEFTAFKPMPSHQDEPLPHIRIDKALQYLLGDKLK